A window of the Juglans microcarpa x Juglans regia isolate MS1-56 chromosome 5D, Jm3101_v1.0, whole genome shotgun sequence genome harbors these coding sequences:
- the LOC121266186 gene encoding uncharacterized protein LOC121266186 isoform X1: protein MMMGTDVVGRWGTWEELLLGGAVLRHGTRDWDVVSAELRTRLVCSYPFFTPEVCKSKFEDLQQRYYGCTAWFDELRKKRMAELRRALELSEDSIGSLESKLESLKAEKGDDCHAGYRSSQTESLVPFQERVESSGKEMSKDGLSAGSFTEEIHINWSAECRIPVVVSAEEMETKPETSQPSEREKISSTEKLTETLNGGRGGSLRKRRGKRKRKDCSRDVKEGSVGESDFLGSADVLTSFWCKEKATCNRGEVAESSGAGDFNKSLSKDGNDDLVGIYNSLLKNKSSSVFLRRLDSQKRGRYKKMIRQHTDFNTIKSRIASHSITSASELFRDLLLLSNNSLVFYSKNTREYKSALLLRDIITQKLQQHFKYSHRTATPANLSVKTLTPTRPVKPRSIRPGNCKASGKVADAGNAVTRTSNEGKKPSNDDSTEVESLAVTNKRFGRPRKGGRESANQRPVVPMKGRKRIRMR from the exons ATGATGATGGGGACGGATGTGGTAGGGAGGTGGGGTACATGGGAGGAGCTCCTTCTCGGTGGTGCAGTTCTCCGGCACGGGACCCGAGACTGGGACGTCGTCTCTGCGGAGCTCCGAACCCGACTCGTTTGTTCCTATCCTTTCTTCACCCCCGAg GTATGTAAGTCCAAATTTGAGGACTTGCAACAGCGTTATTATGGATGCAC GGCCTGGTTTGATGAGCTACGGAAGAAGCGCATGGCTGAGTTGAGGCGAGCTCTAGAGCTATCTGAAGACTCAATTGG GTCCCTGGAATCAAAGCTCGAGTCTCTCAAGGCAGAGAAAGGAGATGACTGTCATGCTGGTTATCGCTCCAGCCAGACAGAATCACTTGTTCCTTTCCAAGAGAGAGTTGAATCTTCTGGTAAAGAGATGTCCAAGGATGGACTATCTGCAGGTAGTTTCACAGAGGAAATCCATATAAATTGGTCAGCTGAATGTCGGATTCCTGTAGTAGTGTCAGCTGAAGAGATGGAGACTAAGCCAGAAACTTCACAGCCTTCTGAGCGGGAGAAAATATCAAGCACTGAGAAGCTGACAGAGACATTAAATGGGGGACGAGGAGGGAGTTTAAGAAAGAGGagggggaaaagaaagagaaaggattGCAGTAGAGACGTCAAAGAAGGTAGTGTTGGAGAAAGTGACTTTTTGGGTTCAGCGGATGTTTTAACCTCCTTCTGGTGTAAAGAAAAAGCAACTTGCAACCGTGGTGAGGTCGCTGAATCTTCTGGTGCTGGGGATTTTAACAAAAGTTTGAGCAAGGATGGAAATGATGATCTGGTGGGGATTTATAATTctcttttaaagaataaaagttCCTCTGTATTCCTTCGACGACTTGATAGCCAG AAGAGGGgaagatacaagaaaatgatCCGGCAGCACACAGATTTCAACACAATAAAATCAAGAATTGCTAGCCACTCCATCACATCTGCTTCAGAACTCTTCCGAGACCTACTGCTGCTCAGTAACAATTCCTTGGTGTTTTACTCCAAGAACACTAGGGAATATAAATCAGCTCTACTCCTCAGAGACATCATCACCCAAAAATTGCAGCAGCATTTCAAGTATTCTCACCGCACAGCTACCCCTGCCAATCTCTCGGTGAAAACCCTGACGCCTACCCGTCCTGTGAAACCACGAAGTATTCGCCCTGGTAATTGCAAGGCATCAGGAAAAGTAGCTGATGCAGGGAATGCTGTTACAAGGACCTCAAATGAAGGTAAAAAACCAAGTAATGATGATTCTACTGAAGTAGAATCCTTGGCTGTGACAAATAAACGCTTTGGTCGGCCACGAAAAGGTGGACGAGAAAGTGCAAATCAACGACCTGTTGTTCCCATGAAGGGAAGGAAGAGGATTCGAATGAGGTAA
- the LOC121266186 gene encoding uncharacterized protein LOC121266186 isoform X2, translating to MAELRRALELSEDSIGSLESKLESLKAEKGDDCHAGYRSSQTESLVPFQERVESSGKEMSKDGLSAGSFTEEIHINWSAECRIPVVVSAEEMETKPETSQPSEREKISSTEKLTETLNGGRGGSLRKRRGKRKRKDCSRDVKEGSVGESDFLGSADVLTSFWCKEKATCNRGEVAESSGAGDFNKSLSKDGNDDLVGIYNSLLKNKSSSVFLRRLDSQKRGRYKKMIRQHTDFNTIKSRIASHSITSASELFRDLLLLSNNSLVFYSKNTREYKSALLLRDIITQKLQQHFKYSHRTATPANLSVKTLTPTRPVKPRSIRPGNCKASGKVADAGNAVTRTSNEGKKPSNDDSTEVESLAVTNKRFGRPRKGGRESANQRPVVPMKGRKRIRMR from the exons ATGGCTGAGTTGAGGCGAGCTCTAGAGCTATCTGAAGACTCAATTGG GTCCCTGGAATCAAAGCTCGAGTCTCTCAAGGCAGAGAAAGGAGATGACTGTCATGCTGGTTATCGCTCCAGCCAGACAGAATCACTTGTTCCTTTCCAAGAGAGAGTTGAATCTTCTGGTAAAGAGATGTCCAAGGATGGACTATCTGCAGGTAGTTTCACAGAGGAAATCCATATAAATTGGTCAGCTGAATGTCGGATTCCTGTAGTAGTGTCAGCTGAAGAGATGGAGACTAAGCCAGAAACTTCACAGCCTTCTGAGCGGGAGAAAATATCAAGCACTGAGAAGCTGACAGAGACATTAAATGGGGGACGAGGAGGGAGTTTAAGAAAGAGGagggggaaaagaaagagaaaggattGCAGTAGAGACGTCAAAGAAGGTAGTGTTGGAGAAAGTGACTTTTTGGGTTCAGCGGATGTTTTAACCTCCTTCTGGTGTAAAGAAAAAGCAACTTGCAACCGTGGTGAGGTCGCTGAATCTTCTGGTGCTGGGGATTTTAACAAAAGTTTGAGCAAGGATGGAAATGATGATCTGGTGGGGATTTATAATTctcttttaaagaataaaagttCCTCTGTATTCCTTCGACGACTTGATAGCCAG AAGAGGGgaagatacaagaaaatgatCCGGCAGCACACAGATTTCAACACAATAAAATCAAGAATTGCTAGCCACTCCATCACATCTGCTTCAGAACTCTTCCGAGACCTACTGCTGCTCAGTAACAATTCCTTGGTGTTTTACTCCAAGAACACTAGGGAATATAAATCAGCTCTACTCCTCAGAGACATCATCACCCAAAAATTGCAGCAGCATTTCAAGTATTCTCACCGCACAGCTACCCCTGCCAATCTCTCGGTGAAAACCCTGACGCCTACCCGTCCTGTGAAACCACGAAGTATTCGCCCTGGTAATTGCAAGGCATCAGGAAAAGTAGCTGATGCAGGGAATGCTGTTACAAGGACCTCAAATGAAGGTAAAAAACCAAGTAATGATGATTCTACTGAAGTAGAATCCTTGGCTGTGACAAATAAACGCTTTGGTCGGCCACGAAAAGGTGGACGAGAAAGTGCAAATCAACGACCTGTTGTTCCCATGAAGGGAAGGAAGAGGATTCGAATGAGGTAA